A region from the Pelobates fuscus isolate aPelFus1 chromosome 3, aPelFus1.pri, whole genome shotgun sequence genome encodes:
- the DRD1 gene encoding D(1A) dopamine receptor produces the protein MTLNVTSMDGEELIAERDSSFRVLTGCFLSVLILSTLLGNTLVCAAVVRFRHLRSKVTNFFVISLAVSDLLVAVLVMPWKAVAEIAGFWPFGSFCNIWVAFDIMCSTASILNLCVISVDRYWAISSPFRYERKMTPKVAFIMISVCWTLSVLISFIPVQLNWHKAKTTSFFDLNITLQGSTMDNCDSSLNRTYAISSSLISFYIPVAIMIVTYTRIYRIAAKQIRRISALERAAVHAKNCQNTTGNRSSIDCQQPESSLKTSFKRETKVLKTLSVIMGVFVCCWLPFFILNCMVPFCDPSAKTSGTEPFCISSTTFDVFVWFGWANSSLNPIIYAFNADFRKAFSTLLGCYRLCPTSSNAIETVSINNNGAVVYSCQQEPKSSAPKECNLVYLIPHAIICPEDDILSKDEERSISKSLEKMSPAFSGILDYDADVSLEKINPITQNGQSKT, from the coding sequence ATGACTCTAAATGTCACCAGTATGGATGGAGAAGAGTTAATAGCTGAAAGAGATTCATCTTTTCGTGTCCTTACAGGCTGTTTCCTTTCTGTCCTAATACTTTCAACACTTCTAGGTAACACCTTGGTGTGTGCTGCTGTTGTTAGGTTTCGTCACCTAAGGTCCAAAGTCACAAACTTTTTTGTGATTTCACTGGCTGTGTCAGACCTTTTAGTAGCGGTCTTGGTCATGCCTTGGAAAGCAGTTGCGGAGATTGCTGGTTTTTGGCCCTTTGGTTCATTCTGCAACATCTGGGTTGCTTTTGATATAATGTGTTCAACAGCTTCGATTTTGAACCTTTGCGTAATCAGTGTAGATAGATACTGGGCCATCTCCAGTCCATTTAGATATGAAAGAAAAATGACACCCAAGGTGGCTTTCATTATGATAAGTGTTTGCTGGACATTATCAGTCCTGATATCTTTCATTCCAGTGCAACTCAACTGGCATAAAGCAAAAACAACCAGTTTCTTTGATTTGAACATCACTTTACAAGGTAGCACGATGGACAACTGTGATTCCAGTTTGAACAGGACATATGCAATTTCTTCATCACTGATTAGCTTCTATATACCCGTGGCCATCATGATTGTAACTTACACAAGGATATACAGAATAGCAGCTAAACAAATAAGACGCATCTCGGCTTTGGAAAGGGCAGCGGTACATGCTAAGAACTGCCAAAATACCACTGGCAATAGAAGCAGTATTGATTGCCAGCAACCTGAAAGCTCATTGAAAACATCCTTCAAAAGAGAAACGAAAGTTCTAAAAACTTTATCAGTGATCATGGGAGTATTTGTATGCTGCTGGTTGCCATTTTTCATACTAAACTGCATGGTGCCATTTTGTGACCCCAGTGCGAAAACAAGTGGAACAGAGCCTTTCTGTATTAGTTCTACCACCTTTGATGTTTTTGTGTGGTTTGGGTGGGCAAATTCATCATTGAATCCCATTATATATGCTTTTAATGCGGATTTCCGTaaagcattttcaacactactagGCTGCTACAGGCTCTGCCCCACATCTAGTAATGCTATAGAAACTGTTAGCATTAACAATAATGGAGCAGTAGTCTACTCATGTCAACAGGAACCGAAGAGTTCAGCTCCAAAAGAGTGTAACTTAGTTTACCTGATTCCACATGCTATTATCTGTCCGGAAGATGACATCTTGAGTAAAGATGAAGAAAGGTCTATTTCTAAAAGTTTGGAGAAAATGTCTCCAGCATTCTCTGGGATTTTGGATTATGATGCTGATGTCTCACTGGAAAAGATAAATCCCATTACACAAAATGGACAGTCAAAAACCTGA